The following are encoded in a window of Dictyostelium discoideum AX4 chromosome 6 chromosome, whole genome shotgun sequence genomic DNA:
- the abcB2 gene encoding ABC transporter B family protein, with protein MSDKSNDGGENDSLPMDNININSIDDENNNDINNQDDNENNNNNNNNKNSDDNEENLKDYKNKKEDFGNIKMDTIDDRPTNNGILSPIDITSDGGDSVKTLSTTQSKKLDEGEKKEGEVGPQVPFFSLFRFAKPFDILLMIIGTIGALANGVSMPAISIVFGRLMNSFSPENLADPNFDLVETVTSNAMYFIYIGCGVFVCSYVEVAFWMLAGERQAVRCRKAYLKAILKQEIGWYDVTKSSELSTRISSDTLLFQEAIGEKIGNFLHHTSTFICGFIVGFVNGWQLTLVIFALTPLIAAAGAFMTKMMADLTKKGQDAYAKAGGVAEEKIGSIRTVSTFSGEPFEVKRYTERLKEALDIGTKKGIMNGIGIGLVFLVLFGTYSLSFWYGGKLIVDRKWNPVPDRPWQGGDVLTVFFSVIMGAMALGQASPNVASFANGRGAAFKIYEVVDRNSKIDPFSTEGRSIEETVQGNIEYRNIGFSYPSRPDVKIFNNFNLTIKKGTTVALVGDSGGGKSSVIGLLERFYDPDEGEVYLDGTNIKEINIHSLRRNIGLVSQEPVLFANSIAENIRYGNENATMDQIIEACKTANAHDFISALPEGYDTQVGEKGVQMSGGQKQRIAIARAMIKDPKILLLDEATSALDSQNELLVQQSIEKLMIGRTTIVIAHRLSTIQDADQIAVVKGGAIVEIGTHPELYALNGVYTQLVNRQQKGGDDGDKKKKKKSKESSKDESNNNIGPSSISIDKSIQSIGADSLETSTIGLVNDNDNKKKKKKEKKPQEKSVPIGRILKLSRGDWPHFLIGLVGATLNGAIMPVFSIIFSEILGIFQEQDTDELTRRSRNMALWFILLAVVAALANFIQIYCFTFIGEKLTFNLRRLSFESIMRQDIGWFDLTENSTGRLTANLATEATLVQGMTSQRLGLLIQNIVTIVAGLVIAFVSGWKLTLVVLACVPVIGFAGKVEMDFFQGFSQKGKEAYAECGQVASEAIGGIRTVSSFTCENKILEKFRQCLQKPIQMSFRKSNVSGLSFGFSQCTLFFIYTLTYWYGGKLVDSGEWPAKESTLETYCYNGEYANIGYTDEATCIKSFTTTEGFSMMMRVFFAIIMSAMGVGQSMAFMPDLGKAKLAAVAIFSLIDRVSEIDPFENKGQTLPEFKGDIEFKDIKFSYPSRPNKAVFQGFNLVIPHGKKVALVGNSGGGKSSVISLLERFYNPSQGSITIDGVNIKDLNLNWLRGNMGLVGQEPFLFSGTIFENIIYGKPDATMDEVVEAAKAANAHTFIESLPDAYHTQLGDKFTQLSGGQKQRVAIARAIIRNPKVLLLDEATSALDTVSEKVVQVALDNVSKGRTSIVIAHRLSTVIDADLIVVVKEGKVVELGTHETLLAENGFYAELVSRQM; from the exons atgaGTGATAAATCAAACGATGGCGGTGAAAACGATTCACTTCCTAtggataatattaatataaattcaattgatgatgaaaataataatgatataaataatcaagACGACAacgaaaataataataataataataataataaaaatagcgatgataatgaagaaaatttaaaagattataaaaataaaaaagaagattttggaaatattaaaatggaTACAATTGATGATAGACCAACTAATAATGGTATTTTATCACCAATTGATATTACATCAGATGGTGGTGATTCAGTTAAAACTCTTAGTACAactcaatcaaaaaaattagatgaaggtgaaaaaaaagaaggtGAGGTTGGACCACAAGttccatttttttcattatttagaTTTGCAAAACCTtttgatatattattaatgatcATTGGTACTATTGGTGCTTTGGCAAATGG tGTTTCAATGCCAGCCATTTCCATTGTATTT ggTCGTTTaatgaattcattttcaCCAGAAAATTTAGCGGATCCAAATTTTGATTTAGTTGAAACAGTTACATCAAATGCaatgtattttatttatattggtTGTGGTGTTTTTGTATGTTCATATGTTGAAGTAGCATTTTGGATGTTAGCAGGTGAACGTCAAGCAGTTAGATGTAGAAAAGCTTATTTAAAAGCAATTCTTAAACAAGAGATTGGTTGGTATGATGTTACAAAATCTAGTGAACTTTCAACTAGAATTAGTAGTGATACTTTATTATTCCAAGAAGCAATTGGTGAGAAAATTGGTAATTTCTTACATCATACTTCAACTTTTATTTGTGGTTTTATTGTTGGTTTTGTAAAtg gTTGGCAATTAACTTTAGTAATTTTTGCATTAACACCATTAATTGCAGCAGCAGGAGCATTTATGACAAAAATGATGGCAGATTTAACAAAGAAAGGTCAAGATGCATATGCAAAAGCTGGTGGTGTTGCAGAAGAAAAGATTGGATCAATTAGAACTGTTTCAACATTTTCAGGTGAACCATTTGAAGTTAAACGTTATACTGAACGTTTAAAGGAAGCATTAGATATTGGTACAAAGAAAGGTATAATGaatggtattggtattggtttagtatttttagtattatttGGTACTTATTCGTTATCATTTTGGTATGGTGGTAAATTAATTGTCGATAGAAAATGGAATCCAGTACCAGATAGACCATGGCAAGGTGGTGATGTATTAACTGTATTCTTTTCAGTGATTATGGGTGCTATGGCATTAGGTCAAGCAAGTCCAAATGTTGCATCATTTGCAAATGGTAGAGGTGCAGCTTTTAAAATCTATGAGGTTGTTGATCGTAACTCTAAAATCGACCCATTCTCTACTGAAGGTAGATCAATTGAAGAAACTGTTCAAGGTAATATAGAGTATAGAAATATTGGATTCTCTTATCCATCACGTCCAGatgttaaaattttcaataatttcaatttaacCATTAAAAAAGGTACAACCGTTGCATTGGTTGGtgatagtggtggtggtaaatcTTCAGTGATTGGTTTATTAGAACGTTTCTATGATCCAGATGAAGGTGAAGTTTATTTAGATGgtacaaatattaaagagATTAATATTCATTCACTAAGAAGAAATATTGGTTTAGTATCACAAGAACCAGTGTTATTTGCAAATTCAATCGCTGAAAATATACGTTATGGTAATGAAAATGCAACTATGGATCAAATTATTGAAGCTTGTAAAACCGCAAATGCTCATGATTTCATTAGTGCTTTACCAGAGGGTTATGATACTCAAGTTGGTGAAAAAGGTGTTCAAATGTCTGGTGGTCAAAAACAACGTATTGCAATTGCTCGTGCAATGATTAAAGATCCAAAGATTCTATTATTAGATGAGGCCACATCGGCTTTAGATTctcaaaatgaattattagtacaacaatcaattgaaaaattaatgattggtCGTACCACAATTGTAATTGCTCATCGTTTATCAACAATTCAAGATGCTGATCAAATTGCTGTAGTTAAAGGTGGTGCAATCGTTGAAATTGGTACTCATCCAGAATTATATGCTTTAAATGGTGTTTACACTCAATTGGTTAATAGACAACAAAaaggtggtgatgatggtgataaaaaaaagaaaaagaaatcaaaagaatCATCAAAAGatgaaagtaataataatattggtcCAAGTAgtatttcaattgataaatcaattcaaagtATTGGTGCCGATAGTTTAGAAACTTCAACCATTGGTTTagtaaatgataatgataataaaaagaaaaagaagaaagaaaaaaaacctCAAGAAAAATCTGTACCAATTGGTCGTATCTTAAAATTGAGTAGAGGTGATTGGCCACATTTCTTAATTGGTTTGGTTGGTGCAACATTAAATGGTGCAATTATGCcagtattttcaattatcTTTTCAGAGATTTTGGGTATTTTCCAAGAACAAGATACTGATGAATTGACTCGTCGTTCAAGAAATATGGCATTatggtttattttattggCAGTTGTTGCAGCTTTGGCAAActttattcaaatttattgttTCACATTCATTGGAGAGAAATTAACATTTAATCTTCGTagattatcatttgaatcaattatgAGACAAGATATTGGTTGGTTTGATTTAACAGAGAATTCAACTGGTAGATTAACAGCAAATCTTGCAACTGAAGCAACTTTAGTTCAAGGTATGACTTCACAACGTCTtggtttattaattcaaaatattgtTACAATTGTTGCTGGTTTAGTAATTGCATTTGTTAGTGGTTGGAAATTAACTTTGGTGGTTTTAGCATGTGTACCTGTAATTGGTTTTGCAGGTAAAGTTGAAATGGATTTCTTCCAAGGTTTCTCTCAAAAAGGTAAAGAGGCTTATGCTGAATGTGGTCAAGTTGCATCTGAAGCAATTGGTGGTATTCGTACAGTTTCTTCATTCActtgtgaaaataaaatcttgGAAAAGTTCCGTCAATGTCTTCAAAAACCAATTCAAATGAGTTTTAGAAAATCAAATGTTAGTGGTTTATCTTTTGGTTTCTCACAATGTACTCTCTTCTTTATTTATACACTCACCTATTGGTATGGTGGTAAATTAGTAGATTCAGGTGAATGGCCAGCAAAAGAATCAACTTTAGAAACTTATTGTTACAATGGTGAATATGCTAATATTGGCTATACCGATGAAGCTACTTGTATTAAATCTTTCACTACAACTGAAGGTTTTTCAATGATGATGAGAGTATTCTTTGCAATTATTATGTCTGCTATGGGTGTTGGTCAATCAATGGCATTTATGCCAGATTTAGGTAAAGCTAAATTAGCTGCCGTAGCAATCTTTAGTCTTATCGATAGAGTTTCAGAAATTGAtccatttgaaaataaaggtCAAACTTTACCAGAGTTCAAAGgtgatattgaatttaaagatattaaattcTCTTATCCATCACGTCCAAATAAAGCAGTATTCCAAGGTTTTAATTTAGTCATTCCACATGGTAAAAAAGTAGCTTTGGTTGgcaatagtggtggtggtaaatcATCGGTTATCTCTTTACTTGAACGTTTTTATAATCCATCTCAAGGTTCAATCACTATTGATGGtgtaaatattaaagatttaaatttgaattggttAAGAGGTAATATGGGCTTAGTTGGTCAAGAACCTTTCTTATTTAGTGGTACAatctttgaaaatattatctATGGTAAACCTGATGCAACAATGGATGAAGTTGTTGAAGCTGCAAAAGCTGCAAATGCTCATACTTTTATTGAATCACTTCCAGATGCTTATCATACTCAATTAGGTGATAAATTCACTCAATTATCTGGTGGTCAAAAACAACGTGTTGCAATTGCTCGTGCTATTATTCGTAATCCAaaggttttattattagatgaGGCTACATCTGCTTTAGATACTGTCTCTGAAAAAGTAGTACAAGTTGCACTCGATAATGTCTCTAAAGGTCGTACTTCAATTGTAATTGCTCATCGTTTATCAACTGTTATTGATGCTGATTTAATTGTAGTCGTAAAAGAAGGTAAAGTAGTTGAATTAGGTACTCATGAAACTTTATTAGCTGAAAATGGTTTCTATGCTGAATTAGTTTCAAGACAAatgtaa